A region from the Geobacillus vulcani PSS1 genome encodes:
- the thiM gene encoding hydroxyethylthiazole kinase, producing the protein MANWHEWAELLERVREKNPLVHNITNVVVTNWTANGLLALGASPVMAYAKEEAAEMAQLAGALVLNIGTLNAEEVEAMLIAGRAANEVGVPVIFDPVGAGATRYRTETARRIAEQVKLAVVRGNAAEIANMIGEAWAIKGVDAGEGGGDRVALAKRAAEQLGAVVAITGKEDVVTDGQTTHLIQNGHPLLTKVTGTGCLLTSVIGAFAAVERDAVKATVAALVYYGVAAEQAAAKAEERGTGSFQTAFLDALAYTSVDDVKRHGRVEQR; encoded by the coding sequence ATGGCCAATTGGCATGAATGGGCGGAACTGCTCGAGCGGGTGAGAGAGAAGAATCCGCTCGTCCATAATATCACGAATGTCGTCGTGACGAATTGGACGGCGAATGGATTGCTTGCGCTCGGCGCTTCGCCGGTGATGGCGTATGCCAAGGAAGAAGCGGCCGAGATGGCGCAGCTCGCCGGCGCACTTGTCCTCAACATTGGGACGTTGAATGCCGAAGAGGTAGAAGCGATGCTGATTGCCGGTCGGGCGGCCAATGAAGTTGGCGTGCCGGTCATTTTCGACCCGGTCGGGGCCGGGGCCACGCGCTATCGGACGGAGACAGCGCGCCGCATCGCGGAACAGGTCAAGCTCGCTGTCGTTCGCGGCAATGCGGCGGAAATCGCCAACATGATCGGTGAGGCGTGGGCGATTAAAGGGGTGGATGCCGGCGAAGGAGGCGGCGATCGAGTGGCGTTGGCCAAACGGGCGGCGGAGCAGCTTGGCGCCGTTGTTGCCATTACCGGAAAAGAGGATGTCGTCACGGACGGGCAGACGACGCATCTCATTCAGAACGGCCATCCGCTGTTGACGAAGGTCACCGGGACAGGCTGTTTGCTGACATCGGTGATCGGAGCGTTTGCGGCGGTTGAGCGTGATGCCGTGAAGGCAACGGTGGCGGCGCTTGTGTATTACGGCGTCGCAGCGGAGCAGGCGGCGGCCAAAGCCGAGGAGCGCGGGACAGGCAGTTTCCAGACAGCGTTTTTGGACGCATTGGCGTATACAAGCGTCGATGATGTCAAACGGCATGGCCGGGTGGAACAACGGTAA
- a CDS encoding DUF6044 family protein, whose translation MPSIEKRLLLFSFVAIALYVSPYFVLGEDAHMRVHDNLDSNIAWYKVLVRSGELLGPVDGVIPQIINGLPRNAFGTEFSGIVWLHALFPSIYAYGLSQAITRVFAFIGMYLLLRKHVLPDERWGWIRIGASLAFALTPFWPSGMLSTLGMPLALWAFLNIRNGERSWVNWAVLTFLPLYSSFVLGFFFFLSALGIWWFIDVIRGKRWNWRFLAAIAYMTMLYLAVDYRLVHSLLFSDEPTSRDEYFHARLPLWRVIRLTFKNYVLGHTHVMTVHGLVVLPLTLVALYMVWKRKSWRREKLFLLLHGLNFALSTWYAFWFYKGWLPLTERFDLLDKFNFARYHFLRPMVIYVLFALALKIVWQEGRKWRAVGAAAIILQLGVLALCNEEIVYRNKPSFREFYAEKQFAAIREYIGRPVHSYRVASIGIHPAIAQYNGFYTLDTYNNFYPLEYKHRFRRIIAKELAKNKKLREYFDEWGGRCYLFVDELGKRYMFQKNSKRTIRRLELNTNVFYDMGGRYIFSALPIENADENALRLERVFRSNESAWTIYLYKVVPKGGRWHD comes from the coding sequence GTGCCGTCCATTGAAAAGCGACTCCTGCTCTTCTCTTTCGTTGCCATCGCCTTGTACGTGTCGCCGTATTTTGTGCTCGGTGAGGATGCGCATATGCGCGTCCACGACAATTTGGATTCGAACATCGCCTGGTATAAGGTGCTGGTCCGAAGCGGCGAGCTATTGGGACCGGTCGATGGCGTCATCCCGCAAATCATCAATGGACTGCCGCGCAACGCGTTCGGCACGGAATTCAGCGGCATCGTTTGGCTTCACGCATTGTTTCCGTCTATTTACGCCTATGGGCTCAGCCAAGCTATCACCCGTGTCTTTGCCTTTATCGGCATGTATTTGTTGCTGCGAAAACATGTGCTGCCGGATGAGCGATGGGGATGGATTCGCATCGGCGCTTCTTTGGCGTTTGCGTTGACGCCGTTTTGGCCATCGGGGATGCTAAGTACGCTCGGGATGCCGTTGGCGCTATGGGCGTTTTTAAATATCCGCAACGGCGAGCGTTCGTGGGTGAACTGGGCGGTGTTGACGTTCTTGCCGCTCTATTCGAGCTTCGTGCTAGGGTTTTTCTTTTTCTTGAGCGCGCTTGGGATTTGGTGGTTCATTGATGTCATCCGCGGCAAGAGGTGGAATTGGCGGTTTTTGGCGGCCATCGCCTATATGACGATGCTTTATTTGGCGGTTGATTACCGGCTTGTCCATTCGCTGTTGTTTTCCGATGAGCCGACAAGCCGCGACGAATATTTCCACGCTCGTCTGCCGCTTTGGCGCGTCATCCGATTGACGTTCAAAAACTATGTGCTCGGCCATACACACGTCATGACCGTGCATGGGCTCGTCGTTTTGCCGTTGACGCTCGTTGCCTTGTATATGGTATGGAAGCGGAAAAGCTGGCGGCGGGAGAAGCTGTTTTTGCTTTTGCACGGGTTGAATTTCGCGTTGTCGACATGGTATGCGTTTTGGTTTTACAAAGGATGGCTGCCGCTCACCGAACGGTTCGATTTGCTCGATAAGTTCAATTTCGCCCGCTACCACTTTTTGCGTCCGATGGTGATTTACGTCTTGTTTGCGCTGGCGCTGAAAATCGTTTGGCAGGAAGGACGAAAATGGCGAGCGGTCGGCGCGGCGGCGATCATCTTGCAGCTTGGCGTGCTTGCCTTATGCAATGAGGAAATCGTCTACCGCAATAAGCCGTCGTTTCGCGAGTTTTATGCGGAAAAGCAGTTTGCCGCCATTCGTGAGTATATCGGCCGCCCGGTTCATTCATACCGCGTGGCGAGCATTGGCATCCATCCGGCGATCGCCCAATACAACGGGTTTTACACGCTGGATACGTACAACAACTTTTATCCGCTCGAATACAAGCATCGGTTTCGCCGCATCATCGCCAAGGAGCTTGCGAAAAACAAAAAACTGCGCGAGTATTTCGATGAATGGGGCGGGCGCTGCTATTTGTTCGTCGATGAGCTGGGCAAGCGGTATATGTTTCAGAAAAATTCGAAGCGGACGATTCGCCGCTTGGAATTGAACACAAACGTGTTTTATGACATGGGCGGGCGCTACATTTTTTCAGCGCTGCCGATTGAAAATGCCGACGAAAACGCCTTGCGCCTTGAGCGGGTGTTCCGTTCGAACGAATCCGCCTGGACGATTTACTTATATAAAGTCGTGCCGAAGGGAGGAAGGTGGCATGATTGA
- a CDS encoding acyltransferase family protein, translating into MKERDYYFDNAKCALMLLVVFGHFLRPYIDGVLWVHSLYTWIFFFHMPAFIFISGYFAKKFHEHGYLQKITRKLLIPYVLFQLLYSIYYFFLYDKQSLELDLLTPHWSLWFLLSLFSWNVLLLWFGRLPKRIALPMALLFGLAGGMMEAEKWLSLSRTLTFFPFFLLGFFFQKSAIERLFAAPVRLVSLAVLVGMFFVIHFGFPDLPQDWLYGSKSYDTLGVSESAGIASRLAIYGASLLMMFGFLSLIPSRRFSFSVLGARTFYIYILHGFILKYLHETPFPDFIMDVHGYPLLFALSVAMMLILGSKPVVRLVRPLLEWRWPNWRQTMT; encoded by the coding sequence ATGAAGGAGCGGGACTATTATTTTGACAACGCGAAATGCGCGCTCATGCTCCTCGTTGTGTTTGGCCACTTTCTGCGCCCGTACATTGACGGCGTCTTATGGGTGCACAGCTTGTATACGTGGATTTTCTTTTTCCACATGCCGGCGTTCATTTTCATCTCCGGCTATTTCGCAAAAAAATTCCATGAGCACGGCTACTTGCAAAAGATCACGAGAAAATTGCTCATCCCGTACGTTCTGTTCCAGCTGCTGTATTCGATCTACTACTTCTTCCTGTATGACAAACAGTCGCTGGAACTTGACTTATTGACCCCGCATTGGAGCTTATGGTTTTTGCTCAGCCTGTTTAGCTGGAACGTGCTGCTGTTATGGTTCGGCCGGCTGCCAAAGCGGATCGCATTGCCGATGGCGCTTCTTTTCGGCCTTGCCGGCGGCATGATGGAAGCGGAAAAATGGCTCAGCTTGTCGCGGACGCTCACGTTTTTCCCATTCTTTTTGCTTGGATTTTTCTTTCAAAAGTCAGCGATCGAGCGCTTGTTTGCCGCCCCAGTGCGGCTTGTTTCGCTTGCAGTGCTCGTTGGCATGTTTTTCGTCATCCATTTCGGGTTTCCGGATTTGCCGCAAGATTGGCTGTACGGCTCAAAATCGTACGATACGCTTGGCGTCTCGGAATCAGCCGGCATTGCGAGCCGCCTCGCCATTTATGGGGCGAGCCTGCTCATGATGTTTGGCTTTCTGTCGCTCATCCCGAGCCGGCGCTTCTCCTTTTCCGTGCTCGGGGCGCGCACGTTTTACATCTATATCTTGCACGGGTTTATTTTAAAATATTTGCACGAGACGCCATTCCCAGACTTTATTATGGATGTGCACGGCTATCCGCTTCTGTTTGCCCTATCGGTTGCCATGATGCTCATCCTTGGAAGCAAGCCGGTCGTCCGGCTCGTGCGGCCGTTGTTGGAATGGCGATGGCCGAACTGGCGCCAGACAATGACCTAG
- the thiD gene encoding bifunctional hydroxymethylpyrimidine kinase/phosphomethylpyrimidine kinase, which yields MVYKALTIAGSDSGGGAGIQADLKTFQELGVFGMSAITAVTAQNTLGVQGVYPLSAEAVAAQIESVAVDLGADAVKTGMLFSAEIIRTVAEQVKKHKWERLVVDPVMIAKGGAPLLQEEAVAALKEELLPMALVVTPNIPEAEALTGVVIRTMDDRREAARLLHRMGARYVVVKGGHDDDGEETVDLLYNGSEFSYFKSKRIDTRHTHGTGCTFAAAIAAELAKGRHPADAVATAKAFVQSAIAHPLGIGRGHGPTNHWAYRQYGE from the coding sequence ATGGTGTACAAAGCGTTGACGATTGCCGGGTCGGACAGCGGCGGCGGCGCCGGCATTCAAGCGGATCTCAAAACGTTTCAAGAGCTTGGCGTCTTCGGCATGTCAGCGATTACGGCCGTGACGGCGCAAAACACGCTCGGCGTGCAAGGCGTCTACCCGCTGTCGGCGGAAGCTGTTGCCGCCCAGATCGAATCGGTGGCGGTGGATTTAGGCGCGGATGCGGTGAAAACTGGCATGCTCTTTAGTGCCGAGATCATTCGTACGGTTGCTGAACAAGTGAAAAAGCATAAGTGGGAGCGGCTGGTCGTCGACCCGGTGATGATCGCTAAAGGCGGCGCGCCGCTGTTGCAGGAGGAAGCGGTGGCTGCTTTGAAAGAAGAGTTGTTGCCGATGGCGCTTGTCGTTACACCAAACATTCCGGAAGCGGAAGCGTTGACGGGCGTTGTCATCCGCACGATGGATGACCGCCGCGAAGCCGCGCGCCTCCTCCACCGGATGGGCGCCCGCTATGTCGTCGTGAAAGGCGGCCATGACGATGATGGCGAAGAAACGGTTGACCTGCTGTATAACGGCAGCGAATTTTCCTATTTTAAGAGCAAGCGAATTGATACGCGTCATACGCACGGAACGGGGTGTACATTTGCCGCGGCGATCGCCGCTGAGCTGGCGAAAGGTCGCCATCCTGCTGATGCTGTGGCGACGGCGAAAGCGTTTGTGCAATCAGCGATTGCCCATCCGCTCGGCATCGGCCGAGGCCATGGACCGACGAACCATTGGGCGTATCGTCAATACGGGGAGTGA
- a CDS encoding long-chain fatty acid--CoA ligase: MNTRHYPYWPKRLSKTLAVPETTLIDHLETSAKRYPNKAAIYYYGAVYSYKQLLGEVNALAGYLQQKLSVKPGDRVLLYMQNSPQFVISYYAILRAEAIVVPINPMNTSEELSFYVNDCETRVAFVGQELLDKATPLLGRTPLEQIIVAAYSDYASDESPVSLPAEVAAPRRVLHDERIRLWKDCLDAQLSPLPYNGHVDDIAVLPYTSGTTGVPKGCIHPHRTVNANIVGAYHWGDVTSDSVALATLPFFHVTGMVHSMHTPIFAGAAMVLMTRWDRDAAARLIELYRCTHWVNISTMLIDFLANPALGRYDISSLSSISGGGAALPEAVGEKLFQLTGVRYFEGYGLTETISQTHFNPPDRPKLQCLGVPSFDVDARIIDPATGRELGVGEVGEIVVCGPQVFRGYYRREKETEEAFIELDGKRFFRTGDIGRMDEEGYFFIVDRVKRMINASGYKVWPTEVESLLYKHPAVQQACVVGVPDSRRGETVKAFIVLHDEYVGKVTEEEIIEWSKTQMAAYKYPRLVEFRSSLPMTSSGKLLWRKLQEEEYEKAGKGVNA; the protein is encoded by the coding sequence ATGAATACGAGACATTACCCGTATTGGCCGAAACGGCTCTCGAAAACGCTGGCTGTGCCGGAGACGACGCTCATCGATCATCTCGAAACGTCGGCGAAGCGCTATCCGAACAAAGCGGCGATTTACTATTACGGAGCCGTGTATTCGTACAAACAGTTGCTCGGTGAAGTGAACGCGTTGGCCGGCTATTTGCAGCAAAAGCTGTCCGTCAAACCAGGTGACCGCGTTCTCTTGTACATGCAAAATTCACCACAGTTTGTTATCTCCTACTATGCCATCTTGCGCGCTGAAGCGATCGTTGTGCCGATCAACCCGATGAACACTTCAGAAGAGCTTTCCTTTTACGTCAATGATTGCGAAACGAGAGTCGCCTTCGTTGGACAGGAGCTGCTTGACAAAGCGACCCCGCTCCTTGGACGAACGCCGTTGGAGCAAATCATCGTCGCCGCTTATTCCGATTACGCCTCCGATGAATCGCCGGTTTCGCTTCCGGCGGAAGTGGCAGCGCCGCGGCGGGTTTTGCATGATGAGCGAATTCGCCTGTGGAAAGACTGCCTTGATGCCCAATTGTCGCCCCTTCCGTACAACGGCCATGTCGATGACATCGCCGTTTTGCCATACACATCCGGGACGACCGGGGTGCCGAAAGGCTGCATTCACCCGCATCGAACGGTGAACGCCAACATCGTCGGCGCCTACCATTGGGGCGATGTGACGAGCGACTCGGTTGCGTTGGCGACGCTGCCGTTTTTCCATGTCACGGGGATGGTCCATAGCATGCATACGCCGATTTTCGCCGGCGCCGCTATGGTGTTGATGACGCGCTGGGATCGGGACGCGGCCGCCCGGCTGATCGAGTTGTACCGTTGCACGCATTGGGTGAACATCAGCACGATGCTCATCGACTTTTTGGCCAACCCGGCGCTTGGCCGGTATGATATTTCCTCGCTTTCGAGCATTTCCGGCGGCGGAGCGGCGCTTCCGGAAGCGGTCGGAGAAAAATTGTTCCAGCTCACCGGCGTCCGTTATTTTGAAGGTTACGGGCTGACAGAGACGATTTCGCAGACGCATTTCAATCCGCCGGATCGGCCGAAATTGCAATGCCTCGGCGTCCCATCGTTTGACGTCGACGCGCGCATCATCGACCCGGCGACGGGGCGGGAGCTTGGCGTTGGCGAAGTTGGGGAGATCGTCGTTTGTGGCCCGCAAGTGTTCCGCGGCTATTACCGGCGTGAAAAAGAAACGGAAGAGGCGTTCATCGAGCTCGACGGCAAGCGGTTTTTCCGCACCGGCGACATCGGACGGATGGATGAGGAAGGCTACTTTTTCATCGTCGACCGCGTCAAACGGATGATCAACGCTTCTGGATACAAAGTGTGGCCGACCGAAGTCGAGTCGCTTTTGTACAAACATCCGGCTGTTCAGCAAGCGTGCGTCGTCGGCGTGCCGGATTCGCGCCGCGGCGAAACGGTGAAGGCGTTTATCGTCCTTCATGACGAGTATGTCGGCAAAGTAACGGAAGAAGAGATCATTGAATGGTCCAAGACGCAAATGGCTGCTTACAAATATCCGCGCCTCGTTGAATTCCGCTCGTCGCTGCCGATGACGTCAAGCGGCAAGCTGCTTTGGCGAAAATTGCAGGAAGAGGAATATGAAAAAGCGGGGAAAGGGGTGAACGCCTGA
- a CDS encoding S8 family peptidase has protein sequence MKRYSTWAAAGAVITLIIAAAAFVRPTPEENAPAPPRLKPFHMEDAPAHPTVVALDSLGAGEQLKQQLNKHPRIREIRHNRRGDRSHYFANEIVVRFRVLPSESRLQQMEAAIAGQLAKQVDHVFVFRSREQTYEEMRRYFRSLRMVDYCEPHYIYMQNEWNKPVPMPNDSFYARYQWNLPAIHTEAGWTLSRGKRNVPVAIIDSGVDLTHPDLTRRLLPGYNVLADDRSPNDENGHGTHVAGIIASQPNNGEGVAGMTWFNPIMAIKALNADGYGTSIDVAKGIRWAVDHGAKVINLSLGNYQPSSVLEEAIRYADAHDVVLVAASGNDSTSQASFPAAYPEVISVGAVDPDLSYALYSNYGDYVDVVAPGTNIASTFTGHRYAALSGTSMAAPHVTALAALIRSVNPRLSNDEVRDIILESADDLGERGKDPYYGYGLINVYRALELAKR, from the coding sequence GTGAAACGCTACTCGACTTGGGCGGCAGCCGGCGCTGTTATCACCCTCATCATAGCGGCGGCTGCCTTCGTCCGTCCGACGCCCGAGGAGAATGCCCCTGCCCCGCCCCGGCTGAAACCGTTTCACATGGAAGACGCACCCGCGCATCCGACCGTTGTGGCGTTGGACAGCCTTGGTGCGGGCGAACAGCTGAAACAGCAGCTGAACAAGCATCCGCGCATCCGGGAAATTCGCCATAACCGCCGCGGCGACCGAAGCCATTATTTCGCCAATGAGATTGTGGTCCGTTTTCGAGTGTTGCCATCGGAAAGCCGTCTTCAACAAATGGAAGCAGCCATCGCCGGCCAGCTCGCGAAGCAGGTCGACCACGTGTTTGTATTCCGCTCGCGCGAGCAAACGTATGAGGAAATGCGCCGTTATTTCCGATCCCTTCGGATGGTTGATTATTGTGAACCGCACTACATTTACATGCAAAATGAGTGGAACAAGCCGGTGCCGATGCCGAACGATTCGTTTTACGCCCGCTACCAGTGGAACTTGCCGGCCATTCATACGGAAGCTGGTTGGACGCTGTCGCGCGGCAAGCGGAATGTGCCTGTCGCCATCATCGACAGCGGAGTCGATTTGACCCATCCCGATTTAACCCGTCGCCTTCTGCCCGGATATAACGTATTGGCCGACGACCGCTCTCCGAATGACGAAAACGGCCATGGCACCCATGTCGCCGGCATCATCGCCTCGCAACCAAACAATGGCGAAGGAGTGGCCGGCATGACATGGTTTAACCCCATCATGGCCATTAAAGCATTAAATGCGGACGGATATGGGACGAGCATTGATGTAGCGAAAGGAATCCGCTGGGCAGTCGACCACGGGGCAAAAGTCATCAATTTAAGCCTTGGCAACTACCAACCGTCCTCGGTGCTTGAGGAGGCGATCCGCTACGCAGATGCCCATGATGTCGTGCTTGTCGCCGCTTCCGGCAACGACAGCACGTCACAGGCAAGCTTTCCAGCCGCTTATCCGGAAGTGATCAGTGTCGGAGCGGTTGACCCGGATCTCTCCTATGCGCTTTATTCCAACTACGGCGACTATGTGGACGTTGTCGCGCCTGGAACGAACATTGCCAGCACGTTTACCGGCCACCGGTACGCCGCTCTTTCCGGCACGTCGATGGCCGCGCCGCATGTCACGGCGCTCGCCGCTTTGATCCGCTCCGTCAATCCACGACTCTCGAACGATGAAGTGCGAGACATTATTCTCGAAAGCGCTGACGATTTGGGAGAGAGAGGAAAAGATCCGTATTACGGCTATGGGCTGATTAACGTCTACCGCGCGCTCGAACTGGCTAAGCGATGA
- the thiE gene encoding thiamine phosphate synthase: MGRIASGEMKERLAVYFIMGSQNSERPAVDVLKEALDGGVTLFQFREKGQGALTGADKEALARQLQHLCRAYGVPFIVNDDVELALAINADGVHVGQDDEDARRVRAKIGDKILGVSAHNVEEAMAAVEAGADYLGVGPIYPTSSKEDAKEAQGPDALRRLREAGITIPIVAIGGITTDNAKTVVEAGADGVSVISAIASAPSPKAAAAALAEAVRAARTR; encoded by the coding sequence ATGGGGCGCATTGCGAGCGGCGAAATGAAGGAACGGCTCGCCGTGTACTTCATTATGGGAAGCCAAAACAGCGAGCGGCCGGCTGTCGACGTCTTGAAAGAAGCGCTTGACGGCGGTGTGACGCTCTTTCAATTCCGCGAAAAGGGGCAGGGCGCTTTAACAGGGGCGGACAAAGAGGCGCTCGCTAGGCAGCTGCAGCACCTTTGCCGAGCTTATGGGGTGCCGTTTATCGTCAACGATGACGTCGAGCTGGCTCTCGCCATTAATGCCGACGGCGTCCATGTCGGTCAAGATGATGAGGACGCGCGGCGCGTGCGGGCAAAAATCGGCGATAAAATTTTGGGCGTCTCAGCGCACAACGTCGAAGAGGCGATGGCGGCCGTTGAGGCGGGCGCCGATTACCTCGGCGTCGGCCCGATTTACCCGACCAGTTCGAAAGAGGATGCAAAGGAAGCGCAAGGACCGGATGCTCTCCGCCGCTTGCGCGAAGCCGGGATCACCATTCCAATCGTCGCCATTGGCGGGATTACGACAGACAACGCAAAAACCGTCGTTGAGGCGGGAGCGGATGGGGTGTCTGTCATCAGCGCCATCGCTTCGGCTCCATCGCCAAAGGCGGCGGCCGCCGCCTTGGCGGAAGCGGTGCGGGCTGCCCGCACGCGCTGA
- a CDS encoding YitT family protein, with amino-acid sequence MIKKMAAILVGSLLLGVGINVFLVPHHLLDGGMIGLGLIAKYVWHVQAGLTMIVLSVPLYVAAWFYYRPFFYNSLHGLLFSSWMIDVLSVLRGVVMLDPLVSAVIGGMLVGVGIGLMLREETSTGGTDLLAQFIARWTNWNVGMIIFVIDACIISAGSIVIDSVPFIHSLVVVTVVGAVTTMLTREKTMGV; translated from the coding sequence ATGATCAAAAAAATGGCGGCGATTCTCGTTGGCAGCCTGCTTCTTGGCGTCGGCATCAATGTCTTTTTAGTCCCTCACCATTTGCTTGATGGGGGGATGATCGGGCTTGGGCTGATCGCCAAATACGTGTGGCACGTTCAGGCTGGGTTGACGATGATCGTCTTAAGCGTCCCGCTTTATGTAGCAGCTTGGTTCTACTACCGTCCGTTTTTTTACAACAGCTTGCACGGACTTTTATTTTCTTCATGGATGATCGACGTATTGTCCGTTTTGCGCGGCGTGGTGATGTTGGATCCGCTCGTAAGCGCAGTCATCGGCGGGATGCTCGTCGGCGTGGGCATCGGCTTGATGCTGCGCGAGGAGACGAGCACAGGCGGAACTGACTTGCTCGCCCAGTTTATTGCTAGATGGACGAACTGGAACGTCGGGATGATTATTTTTGTGATTGATGCTTGTATTATTTCGGCCGGAAGCATCGTCATCGATTCCGTGCCGTTCATCCACTCGCTTGTCGTTGTCACGGTCGTCGGAGCGGTGACGACGATGTTGACGCGCGAAAAAACGATGGGGGTATAG
- a CDS encoding twin-arginine translocase TatA/TatE family subunit: MNIGFGEIALIVFFALLIFGPKKLPELGQAAGKTLREFKNATKGIIDDDETTKAQK; this comes from the coding sequence ATGAACATCGGCTTTGGAGAAATTGCGCTCATCGTCTTTTTCGCTTTGCTCATTTTCGGGCCGAAAAAGCTGCCGGAGTTGGGACAGGCGGCTGGGAAAACGCTGCGCGAATTTAAGAATGCGACAAAAGGCATCATCGATGATGACGAGACGACAAAAGCGCAAAAATAA
- a CDS encoding glycosyltransferase family 2 protein yields MIEPTLAIVVPCYNEEEVLPETIRRLRELRDQLVEEQLISAKSALLFVDDGSRDDTWKIIYKASLRHPEVKGLKLAHNAGHQNALLAGLFAAKRHADCLISIDADLQDDVAAIREFVQKFREGYDIVYGVRRRRDADTWFKRHTAQGFYRLMKALGVDLVYNHADYRLMSRRAVDALEQFGEVNLFLRGIVPLLGFRSATVYYDRKARLAGKTKYPLSKMIAFALDGVTSFSVTPIRFISFVGFLSFVVSLMFGAYFLFLKWAGHTETGWTSLITSIWLLGGLQLMALGLIGEYIGKIYKETKRRPRYIVDLDLWNWPLPQRLSPSDEGGATELTRL; encoded by the coding sequence ATGATTGAACCGACGTTGGCCATTGTTGTGCCGTGCTACAACGAAGAAGAGGTGCTGCCGGAGACGATCCGCCGCCTGCGGGAGCTGCGCGATCAACTGGTGGAAGAGCAGCTCATTTCGGCTAAAAGTGCGCTTTTGTTCGTTGATGATGGCAGCCGTGACGACACATGGAAGATCATATACAAAGCGAGTTTGCGCCACCCGGAAGTGAAAGGGCTGAAGTTGGCGCATAACGCTGGGCATCAAAACGCGCTGCTTGCTGGGCTGTTCGCCGCAAAAAGGCATGCCGATTGCCTCATTTCGATCGACGCCGATTTGCAAGATGATGTGGCGGCGATTCGTGAATTTGTGCAAAAATTTCGTGAAGGCTATGACATCGTCTACGGCGTGCGCCGGCGGCGCGATGCCGATACGTGGTTCAAGCGTCATACAGCGCAAGGGTTCTACCGGCTGATGAAGGCGTTGGGCGTCGATCTCGTTTACAATCATGCCGACTACCGCCTGATGAGCCGGCGCGCTGTGGATGCGCTTGAACAGTTCGGAGAAGTGAACTTGTTTTTGCGCGGCATCGTCCCGCTTTTGGGATTTCGGTCGGCAACAGTTTATTATGATCGAAAAGCGCGGCTGGCCGGAAAAACGAAATATCCGCTGAGCAAAATGATCGCCTTTGCGCTCGATGGCGTGACGTCGTTCAGCGTCACCCCGATCCGTTTTATTTCGTTCGTTGGGTTTCTCTCGTTTGTTGTCAGCCTGATGTTTGGCGCCTATTTTCTTTTCCTCAAATGGGCCGGGCATACGGAAACGGGGTGGACGTCGCTCATTACGTCTATTTGGCTGTTAGGAGGGTTGCAGCTAATGGCGCTCGGGCTGATTGGGGAATATATTGGGAAAATTTACAAAGAGACGAAACGGCGGCCGCGCTATATCGTCGATTTGGATTTGTGGAATTGGCCGCTGCCGCAGCGGCTGTCGCCGTCTGACGAAGGGGGCGCGACGGAACTGACCAGGCTTTAG
- a CDS encoding H-type small acid-soluble spore protein, with translation MELLRAKRIAEAGEIVPVMYKGKQVVIQHVDDEREMARVYFADEPEHEQDVPVRLLEEQ, from the coding sequence ATGGAACTGTTGCGGGCGAAGCGAATTGCTGAAGCTGGGGAGATCGTTCCGGTGATGTATAAAGGGAAACAAGTGGTGATTCAGCATGTTGACGATGAGCGTGAAATGGCGCGCGTTTATTTTGCCGATGAGCCGGAACACGAACAAGACGTACCGGTGCGACTGCTTGAGGAACAATGA